CAAGTAACTGATTCCTCTTTCTGGTTTCTTGTTGAACAGATTTAGGCCCACTCGATACTGACGTTTTCTTACTATTTCTGAAACTTTATAGCTCGTCTGCGGTATACTTTCTGGATGATCCATGAGAGGAAGCTGGTAGCCGGAACTGGCATGAGAGTGGCCAAGATCTTTCACACTGCTTATCATGGTAGTTGAGTCTGTTGTGTGATTGGCGCATTCTTGGTGTTCTGGTGAACTTGACTGTACAACAGAACATAAAAATTAGATTAAAAGAGTTGTGATTTATGGTCTAGATCTATTATGGTATCACAATTCGTGAAAATTAATAgaagatgaaaagaaaatacttAAAGGTTAACAGGTAAACggcagaaaaagaaatttaaactgAAATTGTAAgcagaaatatatatgtatcttaTAAAACATATATTATACATCTATTTGTACTGTTAGATATATTATACTACAAAAAAGTTTAATCACTTTCATTAATAAATAGAAGAAAAGTGGATTAAGGGACTAAAGATTAAATTCGTCACAAGAGAGGAATTAGAAACAAACCAAATCAGACTTCTCCTTGAATATCGTCTAGCCCAAAGTGTCTAGAAGCtcgaagaaacaaaagaaagagTTGATATAAAAGTAAAAACACAAACACAGAGGTAGAATGGAAACTCACGATTCCTTTATGCTTCCACACAGGTGATCCTCTTTGAGCGTCTCCCTCGGAGCTCTCGCAATTAGTGGAATCACTGCCAGAACTCTGAACCGAGCTTAGGCTACCGTTCTCGACACTTTTGCTAAGGCCATTGTGACGTGGTTCCATAGATCTGGACGTAATGGAAGACGTTCTTTTTGGCACTTCCGGTGGCACCTTTTTCGCGGATCCTCTCGTTCTACCGGCGGAACCAAGGTGACCGGCACTACTCCAGTTCTGAACCACCTGTGTCTGAAGATTGTGAGGCGTCGACGGTGACGTGCATGGTGTCCGCAGCAGATCTCTTGGTGGCGTATCTTGTCTGATGCTGCACAACGTGTCCTggaataataattttctttacaGTCACTTGTCTAAATTGCTTGAAATAAGAACCATTATGCGAGTCAGAAGGTAGCATGGAATAAGTGTCTTTAGTGAGAATTTTCTTTtggaaaatagaaattttctattaaaaattgatatagatGTGTTTGGAAGGTAACTTTGAAGATAGCATAACTAGGTATTTTTAGTAGGAATTTTTATCAGAAGAGAAGATATctcgtaaataaaataataacaaaatcctGTTTCCctcaattatttttctattaaaatagtCTCCCTTTTCACTTTTTATCTATAAACTATATAAACTAAGCACTATATATCAATCAATTTAAAGTATAAATATTGTACAAATCTgaatcaaattaaactacatttTAACTTGCCTTTCTTTTTCTAGTATTCATCTATTAGAAGTCTGTTAGATCTATTTATTAGAtagtctttttttttatcttctatCTACGCCAATAAATTACACGTGATAATGATCAATTTAAAATGTACAACAGTGAGCATATAAATGGGAAAAATGCTTGCTTGTAAATTCAACTAATTTAATCGTATTATGAAAGGTTCCATTACTATCTTTCTTTGTATAATATAggatttaaaaatatatcttgTGTACTTTAAAGCACTACACTCAAATTTctatttccatttttattagtaaattaaattgaatttggTACTTTCCAAGGACTTTGGAATGCAGGTATCCAGTATGATctcaaaattcaatttttcccAGCAAAGTATAATTAACCATTTGTATTAAGTCATAAAAGACTTATACCAAGCTATAAAGCTTTCAATCACCTGTGGATTGTAATAATGCATGCTAGACCCGCTTTCCTGAGAGCTCGACTCCCAGCACGGACTTGGTGGTAACTGTTGGTGTCTGTTGCAAGGACTCGGCGCCAGAGAGGGCGTATGTCTGCCACTTTGATGTATGTTATGGTTCGCGTGCTGATGACCAGCGACCTGGACCTCGCACCTGCCGCTCTGGCTCCTCGGTATCGGAGACTGTGAGTTCTCCACGTGCCTCCTTTCCCTCAGAGACATGCTCCTGATGGGCATTGGTCTGTTCGCCGTCTGTGGCTGTTGTATGTAAATTTGACTGTGATATACCATCCTCTCATGTTCATTCACGCCCGTGGCTCTCTCTGTAGTTTCCTGAAGCTTTCTGCTGAGACGTTTTTCAGCCTTGGCCATGGCGGTGATGGCTGCGAATTTCTTCAGCAGAGTGTATCTTCTGAATGCTCGTTGAATAGTCAGTGCGGCGTTTCTTGCCTTCACACCGCCGTATTTTCTTTCTAACATCTCTATCTGCTTATCCAATAGGTCTTGGGATAACTCGTACCTGTTTTGGAGGCAAAAAGTGGTGAGTATTGTGATGGGAGGCTTTGGATTTTTGGTTTTTAAGAAAAGTTTGTTAACCCATGAAGAACTTGATCTTTATTTAACTTTTATAGGTCTATAGGATACTATTATAATGATAGAGAAATATGTAAGAACGTGATACAAGAGACTTTAAGAAGAATTAATGAATCCTTCGAAGAATACAAAATTACCATTTTTTCACTGTTACCTTCGCAAACATCTGAGTTTTTAAGTAGAGCTTAGAGTGATAAATGGGTTAACGTGAAGAATAAAAAAGTGAAGCTCGACTGGATCTGAACTGGCAACGAAGACGTGCGCTCTGGGAAAGCTCGGACTTTTTGTCAGCCGCGAACAACGTAGAGATCACTTGTGCATCGATTCTTTCGAAAACGGCAAAGAAAAATTTAGGCCGTGAAAGCTTGCAGACTGTCCCATAAGAAGCTTCCGTAATTGATGCCcggaaatttggaaattttaaagAACTTTCAAATTCCGTCGGAAACCCGAAATTATAAATCTCTAAGAAACTCTGCAGAAATCCCGACTTCCAAAGAAACCACAAGTTTCGAATTAAAAAAAGATCTCGCAAAAATGCCAAACTCCAAGGAAATTCCAAATTTCGCGTATCTCAAGACAATTTCGAGCCTCAAATTTCAGAAAGGAGCCAATTTAAAAAATCCAAATTTCAGGGAAATCCCAAATTCTGACGTCAATTCCACGCATTTCAGAGGAAATTTCGAATTTTGAAGGCCGAACGAATTCGAGGACCAGCAATTTGACGCCGAACAAAGcgaaaaaaaaacaataaaaaaaagattgaAAGAGCGAGTAAATCAATGTTGATCTTACGCAGTCTGCAGCCGGCATCTCTTCAGCACGTCTCCGTTACGTACAGGTCCTTTTTTAAGATGGTTTTGTTGATACCCTGCGGCCTGTGGCTGACCACCATAGCCCTGCACCATGGTACCATAACTTTGGGGCTGATTGTAGCCGGCGTGAGTGTATACTCTCACGTTCGACGTGGAATTGTATGGGCCATGTGCGTAGTTCTGGTTCTGAACGTACGACTGGCCCGTGATGTAGGACGTCGTCAGGGAGGGTTGACTGCCTGACGAGTATATGCCGTGCATGCCGCTCCCGTGCACCTGGTTCACGTTCGCCGCATGCTGCGATGGCCTCTCCATCTTCTGCGGGAAACTGTAACAGAAGTTCGATGGTTTAGTTACAGATGAGCGAGTATTGCGGGATCTTTTGATTTTGGTAGGTCGAGTATGGCGAATATAGTTGGATGCAAATTTGTGAGCTGTAGAAATCTGTAACTTTGAATTCTACAATTACAGAACTCCAAAATTATACAACTTGTTCAGAACTCAGGAACCTCAGAACTCAGGAACCTCAGAACTCAGGAACCTCAGAACTCAGGAACCTCAGAACTCAGGAACCTCAGAACTCCGGAACTTCAGAACTCTGTAACTTCAGAACCTTGTAACTTCAGAACCCTGGAACTTCAGAATGGTAGAACTGTAAGATTCCAGAAATTTAAGGCTCTAGAGCTCTGGAATTCTAGAACTTTAGAGAACTTAGAGATTTTAGAACCTTAGGACTCCAGAACTCTGGAACACCGGAACACTGGGAACTGTAAAACTTCAGGACCTAAAGGCTGAGTAATTTTGAAAGCGATTCTGGAAATCTGAAAGTTTAGACTCTTAGAGAACCCTAGAGTTCTAGAACTTTAGGGCCCTGGATCTGTAGAAGCCCGGAGGTTGCGAATTTTAGGAACTTTAGAACTTCACAAGTTgacaattttagaattttacaattatGCAATGTAAATGAACTTTGGGCAATATTCTGATTGCGGATGATTGGTGGACCATTCAGATGGGACGAGAgaatcgtaataaatgtataacAGCTCTAGCTGTTTCATTTAAATGCGAATCTTTCGATTGAAATGAATGCGTAAAATTTTTAATCGGAGAAATAAAAGTGGCGTATTCGCGAAAGCGGAACGCTTTCATCGCCGGATTCATTGTCCcacgaaaaagaaggaaaccGGCGTAACTGTGAAATGTCGAACGGAAAGGTGATCATCCAGAAGCGACAACGTTAAACTTTGACTTTCTTTTTCACCAAAGACTCGTTTTCGTAATTATCGTATCTCGTTAATGCGAAGCTCGCATCCCTCGAACAGACGAATCCATGGAACGTGGATGTATAGCTGTCATCGTGTAACATATAATCGAGAGAAATTGATACGAGTCGTGTTTGGTGGAATTTGGCTCGATTCGCAGGTGTTATGGGCAAATTGGATGCAGGTAGAACAGTGTACGATTAGGTGCAACCAGTCGTTACGAGGATTCCAGTGATTTATCGTGCCAGTAAGACGTTTATGGTTGTGTATATCCGTATTTCTACGTGtcagatggttctataatgCTATTATAATGCCAAATGTACTACTATCTGGCGCAATATACATTAACAAAATTTAATCGTGCAAAAGTGTATTTCGAATTTAACGTCACATCgtgtaaattgtaaaaatgtACATAGCGTGAAATTCTCGGCGGAAATTTTCAGTTTAGTAATACACAATTAATTAAGACATCTTTTAATATTCGTATTGATGGAACACGTTCACAAAGAGACAACCTTGCGTTATAATGCGTTAAACAACATTATATTGTTTCATCcacaatgaaaataattatcgaCGATTCATTATGACGATTCAGATTGATAGTGATCGAAAGTCTCAGAGTACAAACGACATGTAATTTTATCCGAGAAGTCTGTGACTAGTCATTAgttgtaatagaaaaatctaCGTAAAAATACACGTAATGGAATAATAAAATTCTCGTTACGCACGTATAATAAAATTCTCTAGATAAACGTGAATCTTAACGCTTTTCAGCATAAAAAGCACGTATATAATATTTGAGATTTACGGGGAATTCCCCCTGGGTCAACGACAATACCGATAAGAATGTATAATTCGTCATATTTTGATATTACGCAAATTGATAAGCGTGTTAAACTTTGAGTTTCAGAAATATCGTAACAATAAGTAGAAATCGCGAAAGGAAAACACGTGGTCGATGACGATGGAACACCAAGTCGTAACGAGGTTATCGCCAGCAATTTGCAAGTTAATCTAGCAGACTCATCTTGTTCTTAATCGCGTATATGTCAATGTGCGAGCATTGGTTTATTCAATATCCGCTCGCCATGTGATTGCCAAACGTGATTTCCGGAGTTCCCGGTCGTCCGGACAGACAGACCTACGATTTCCACTGAAATGCGTTTCTAACGTTCATGCAGCAATCGTTTATTGCAATATTCGTATAATCCTTTTTAATAAACGGAACTTTTTACGATTCTACTTTTCGTTAGAAAGTTTTTCCTAATTTATCATTTGATTTCTACGAACGATAACTGTTAAGTTGCATTTGACGATTAACACGCacgactgccacgccgaaatcgcATGTTTCACTCAGGACACACCACGGCAGTATTTGTATTATTCGAAGCAGatgatggcaaaataataataaattgacgatgtaagACGACATTTTCCTCCAATGGATCGTTTATCTTATCGGTGGTCAccggtgaccaccgtggcgcttcgctaacagttgatagcgacatattataacaagggttcgtttatttcgacaaaccattcgcattcgttggttcgtcgtaagcaaaacgtgcagaatatatcgttgaaacgtgtacaagatattagtaaacggtatttgctcattgtatatatatgtcgggttatcattaggatttaagttgcgtaatgtttcttcatttgaattagccattgttttacaaaacagagaatatatttacacgaataaacaagattttacaaaatattatgaataatgaattttataaatgatatgattgattaacaaatgataagttaaattaataattagattaaagaataataagttttatcgaacaataagaggaacgaataatatatcttacgaataataaatttaacgaataatgaaattaacgattgatagattttacaaataatgaatttaatttacgctattaacaatgttccggggttcaaacgaatccacggtcaacgggataactttaaataattttataacacaaaaatacgtttgctgaatcactcggtaaattactcgatgtatcactttccaaggcgatcacacgaatgaatatctgattaaaatctttttcgttatacgactgcatttgtttgttctattctcgctggaaacatcgagaaggttccaatcgttgttgctaggcaatatctgtcaaaagtttgttgtatactctttggaaacatcgagaaagatccaaacgccgatactaggcaatttctgtctggagattgattccaaaTACAacgtgtcccattatatcagcatctctaaagtacaattctatgtgatttctagggagaataatacaaccgatccacaccttcat
Above is a genomic segment from Bombus vancouverensis nearcticus chromosome 13, iyBomVanc1_principal, whole genome shotgun sequence containing:
- the siz gene encoding brefeldin-resistant Arf-GEF family protein schizo isoform X4, with the protein product MCFQWDVFQRKCNNYSFPQKMERPSQHAANVNQVHGSGMHGIYSSGSQPSLTTSYITGQSYVQNQNYAHGPYNSTSNVRVYTHAGYNQPQSYGTMVQGYGGQPQAAGYQQNHLKKGPVRNGDVLKRCRLQTAYELSQDLLDKQIEMLERKYGGVKARNAALTIQRAFRRYTLLKKFAAITAMAKAEKRLSRKLQETTERATGVNEHERMVYHSQIYIQQPQTANRPMPIRSMSLRERRHVENSQSPIPRSQSGRCEVQVAGHQHANHNIHQSGRHTPSLAPSPCNRHQQLPPSPCWESSSQESGSSMHYYNPQDTLCSIRQDTPPRDLLRTPCTSPSTPHNLQTQVVQNWSSAGHLGSAGRTRGSAKKVPPEVPKRTSSITSRSMEPRHNGLSKSVENGSLSSVQSSGSDSTNCESSEGDAQRGSPVWKHKGISSSPEHQECANHTTDSTTMISSVKDLGHSHASSGYQLPLMDHPESIPQTSYKVSEIVRKRQYRVGLNLFNKKPERGISYLIRRGFLENSPQGVARFLISRKGLSKQMIGEYLGNLQNPFNMAVLECFSHELDLSGMQVDVALRKFQAYFRMPGEAQKIERLMEVFSQRYCHCNPDVVSRLRSADTVFVLAFAIIMLNTDLHTPNLKPERRMRLDDFVKNLRGIDDCGDIDRDILVGIYERVKENEFKPGSDHVSQVMKVQATIVGKKPNMALPHRRLVCYCRLYEIPDIHKKERPGVHQREVFLFNDLLVVTKILSKKKNSVTYTFRQSFPLCGMVATLFEVPHYPYGIRLSQRVDGKVLVTFNARNAHDRCKFVEDLRESISEMDEMETLRIETELERQKSSRSARGGAENRDSGVADVEICPCPGPYSERSETTDIDTQLKRSALSNSLLDIHEQFAGEKPQRRGSVGSLDSGMSISFQSTSASSMSQGIKHPGQVHPIHPGATIPGGAKGLAQQPSFLGGLFAKRERKLSQSEESGPYSRTTEV
- the siz gene encoding brefeldin-resistant Arf-GEF family protein schizo isoform X5; the encoded protein is MSAVLGSVGDPAGLLDPDVESILEEKNQLISRQYAEIERLQRELSEVIGERDALLCEVSKFKFEREMTDLTRLLDDSFPQKMERPSQHAANVNQVHGSGMHGIYSSGSQPSLTTSYITGQSYVQNQNYAHGPYNSTSNVRVYTHAGYNQPQSYGTMVQGYGGQPQAAGYQQNHLKKGPVRNGDVLKRCRLQTAYELSQDLLDKQIEMLERKYGGVKARNAALTIQRAFRRYTLLKKFAAITAMAKAEKRLSRKLQETTERATGVNEHERMVYHSQIYIQQPQTANRPMPIRSMSLRERRHVENSQSPIPRSQSGRCEVQVAGHQHANHNIHQSGRHTPSLAPSPCNRHQQLPPSPCWESSSQESGSSMHYYNPQDTLCSIRQDTPPRDLLRTPCTSPSTPHNLQTQVVQNWSSAGHLGSAGRTRGSAKKVPPEVPKRTSSITSRSMEPRHNGLSKSVENGSLSSVQSSGSDSTNCESSEGDAQRGSPVWKHKGISSSPEHQECANHTTDSTTMISSVKDLGHSHASSGYQLPLMDHPESIPQTSYKVSEIVRKRQYRVGLNLFNKKPERGISYLIRRGFLENSPQGVARFLISRKGLSKQMIGEYLGNLQNPFNMAVLECFSHELDLSGMQVDVALRKFQAYFRMPGEAQKIERLMEVFSQRYCHCNPDVVSRLRSADTVFVLAFAIIMLNTDLHTPNLKPERRMRLDDFVKNLRGIDDCGDIDRDILVGIYERVKENEFKPGSDHVSQVMKVQATIVGKKPNMALPHRRLVCYCRLYEIPDIHKKERPGVHQREVFLFNDLLVVTKILSKKKNSVTYTFRQSFPLCGMVATLFEVPHYPYGIRLSQRVDGKVLVTFNARNAHDRCKFVEDLRESISEMDEMETLRIETELERQKSSRSARGGAENRDSGVADVEICPCPGPYSERSETTDIDTQLKRSALSNSLLDIHEQFAGEKPQRRGSVGSLDSGGLFAKRERKLSQSEESGPYSRTTEV
- the siz gene encoding brefeldin-resistant Arf-GEF family protein schizo isoform X6, encoding MERPSQHAANVNQVHGSGMHGIYSSGSQPSLTTSYITGQSYVQNQNYAHGPYNSTSNVRVYTHAGYNQPQSYGTMVQGYGGQPQAAGYQQNHLKKGPVRNGDVLKRCRLQTAYELSQDLLDKQIEMLERKYGGVKARNAALTIQRAFRRYTLLKKFAAITAMAKAEKRLSRKLQETTERATGVNEHERMVYHSQIYIQQPQTANRPMPIRSMSLRERRHVENSQSPIPRSQSGRCEVQVAGHQHANHNIHQSGRHTPSLAPSPCNRHQQLPPSPCWESSSQESGSSMHYYNPQDTLCSIRQDTPPRDLLRTPCTSPSTPHNLQTQVVQNWSSAGHLGSAGRTRGSAKKVPPEVPKRTSSITSRSMEPRHNGLSKSVENGSLSSVQSSGSDSTNCESSEGDAQRGSPVWKHKGISSSPEHQECANHTTDSTTMISSVKDLGHSHASSGYQLPLMDHPESIPQTSYKVSEIVRKRQYRVGLNLFNKKPERGISYLIRRGFLENSPQGVARFLISRKGLSKQMIGEYLGNLQNPFNMAVLECFSHELDLSGMQVDVALRKFQAYFRMPGEAQKIERLMEVFSQRYCHCNPDVVSRLRSADTVFVLAFAIIMLNTDLHTPNLKPERRMRLDDFVKNLRGIDDCGDIDRDILVGIYERVKENEFKPGSDHVSQVMKVQATIVGKKPNMALPHRRLVCYCRLYEIPDIHKKERPGVHQREVFLFNDLLVVTKILSKKKNSVTYTFRQSFPLCGMVATLFEVPHYPYGIRLSQRVDGKVLVTFNARNAHDRCKFVEDLRESISEMDEMETLRIETELERQKSSRSARGGAENRDSGVADVEICPCPGPYSERSETTDIDTQLKRSALSNSLLDIHEQFAGEKPQRRGSVGSLDSGMSISFQSTSASSMSQGIKHPGQVHPIHPGATIPGGAKGLAQQPSFLGGLFAKRERKLSQSEESGPYSRTTEV